AAATAGCCGCGTGGAAATCAAGCCCTGTGGTCAGTTCGAGCGCCAGCGCACCGAGATACAGTATAGAGGTCAGGTTCACGAATATGTACGCCATCAGCCAAAACACCGCCATCAGCGTGGCCACGAGCGGGCTGTATCGCTCGCGCAAAAATTGCGGCATCGTCTGAATGCGGTTTTTCAAATAGATGGGCACGAAAAACACGGCTACCACCAACAAGGTGGCTGCCGACATCCATTCATAAGTGGAAATGGCCAGCCCGATGGCGAAGCCTGACCCCGACATCCCGATAAAATGCTCGGCAGAAATATTCGACGCGATAAGAGAAGCCCCAATGGCCCAATAAGTCAAGGTTCCTTCTGCCAGAAAATATCCGGCTGTCGTATTATTGCCCGCGTTTTTGCGCCGCCAAATCCAATAGCCATAAGCGGCAACGACGATGAAGTAAAGCGCAAATACGACAAAATCAAGCGGGTGCAGGCGCGTGGGATACATAGCGGCGCTCAGAGATAAAGGTTAGAAAAAAGGCGAGCAATAATAGAGACACTTGGCGACCTTCGCACCTAAATTATTTTTTTGGCAATTTACCACCATGCTCAAAATCAACGACACACCACACGCCAACATCATTGAGCTGAGGCAAGTCACCCAAGTCTATGGCGGCTCCGCACCCATCTTGAAAGACGTGAATTTTCTCGTGGAAGACAAGCCGGGTCAGGGCCAATTTGTCATTATCCTCGGCGCTTCGGGTTGCGGCAAGAGCACCCTGCTCCGCTACATAGCGGGGCTACAACAACCCACGAGCGGCCAAGTGCTGCTGCGCGACAAGCCCGTCGCGCAGTCGGGCATCCGCGCTGGCATGGTGTTCCAACAATACTCCTCGCTGCCGTGGCTCACGGTGCTGGAGAATGTGCAGTTGGGTCTTGATTTTCAGCATGTGGAAGCAAAAGAGCGCCGGCGCCGCGCTCAGGAGATGCTCGAGCTGGTCGGACTTGCCGGGCATGAAAACAAGTACGCGGCCTATCCGACGCTTTCGGGCGGCCAATTGCAGCGGGTGGCCATCGCTCGCAGCCTGATTGCAAATCCCGAAATCTTGCTCATGGACGAGCCTTTCGGCGCGCTCGACATCAACACCCGCCTTCAAATGCAGGATATGCTCGAAGATGTGTGGCTCAAATTTCAGCCCACCATCGTCTTCGTCACGCACGATATTCAGGAAGCGGTCTATTTGGGCGACGACATCTACATCATGGCTGCCAACCCGGGGCGGTTCGTGCATCATGTCACGGTGGATTTGCCGTTCAACCGCAACTTGGAGGTGAAACACAGCGCCCATTTCAACGAACTGGTGCGAGCCGTAGAAGATAAGATGATAGAAGTGGCTGCGATGTAAATAGGTTGAAGGGCTTGCCCGGCCAAGCGAAGCAGACGGGCAAGCCCTTCAGCCTCACTTAATCCCCAGCTTGGTTTTCACCAAATTGATGACATTGAGCGACTCGTCGGCGTAAATCACCACATCGGTGCTGGAGTCGAACACCAGCGCAAAACCATTTTCGGCGGCTACGTCCGACATGGCCTTGTTGACCTTGTCGAGCAAAGGCTTGTAGAGCTCCTCGCGTTTTTGAGCGAGTTTTTGATACACTTCTTCCTCGTACTTGGTGATGTTTTCGCGCTCTTGCTCCAGTTTGGCGTATTGCGCATCAAAATCCTTTGGAGAGATGGTGCCTTGCGATTTTTTGCGCTCCAATTCGGCAGCGGCATCTTGGAAGGCTTTTACCCGTTCCTGCCCCCTTTTGGTCAGTTGCGTTTGAAATGCCTGCAAGTCGCTGTCGGCAGCCTTTACTTCCGGTAGTTGCAACAGCAGTTCGGCGGAATTGCAGTGTCCGAATTTTTGAGAAAAAACCTCGGTCGCAAAAACAAGCGCCAGACCGAGCGTGAGCGTGAGCAATTTATTCATCTTGAATGAGTTGTGTGGTAAAGTGAGTTGAATGGGTTTAATGGCTTGCCCGGCCAAGCGAAGCGGCCGGGCAAGCCATTAAACCTACAAAAGCCTATTTTTTCAGCATATTCTTGATATCCTCGGTTTTGTCATTGCGTTTGTCGGCGTAGAGCATGCCGGAGGCGCTGCCTTTTTCAAAAATGAACTCAAAACCCTTGTCTTCGGCAAACTTTTGAATGGCGGCATAGACGCGGTCTTGGATGGGCTTCACGAGTTCTTCGCGTTTTTTGAAAAGCGCGCCCTCTGGCCCAAACTTCAGGCGCTGCATTTCGCGCACTTCCTTTTCCTTGTTCATGATTTCTTCCTCGCGCTGCTTTTTCATCTCCTCGCTCAGCAGCACCTGCTCTGCTTGGTATTTGCTGTAAAGTCCCTTCACCTTGTCCTGTTCCTGTGCGATTTCTTGCCGCCATTGAGTGGCGAGTTTGTCGAGCGATTCCTGTGCCTTTTGGTAGTCGGGCATGCTTTCCAAAATAGCCGTCACGTCCACATAAGCAATGCGTTGGGCATGGATGGTGGCCGCAAGGGCAAAAGCAAAAAGAGCGATTGATGCGATTTTCTTAATCATGGTTACTTGATGAATTGTTGAGTGTTCAGAATATCCCGGCCTGAGGCAGCAGGGATTTGTTGAGTTTTCAGCGCCAAAAATAGGGCATTCCCCTACCAAACGCGGCCTTCTGACGAAGGTTGAGTATCGGGCGTTGCTTATGAGGCTTAACATTTTTTAGCAAATGAAAATTAACTGCTTCATTGTCAGAAATTTTTTCGGAAAAACGAAGCTTGCGAAAAAGGAGTGTTAACCCGCGTTTAACGGCTTTTTGGGTGAGTTTAACTATCCTGAACGCGCTCCAAAAACCTCAACACCTTTTCCGTCGCGCCTTTGCTCTCTTCCAGATACCCTCGTACCGCCCGCGATGCTTTTTCGTAAAAAATCGGGTCTTCCAATTTTGACAGCACTGCCGCCAACGCTTCCGCGTCGCTCACCGGAAACGCCCCTCCGCGTGCCACGAATTGACGCGCCTCCTCGAATTTTTGATACCTCGGCCCAAAAATGATGGGAAGGCCGAAAGCAGCTGGTTCCAACGTGTTGTGAATCCCCTTGCCAAAGCCTCCCCCGATGTAGGCGACGGTGCCGTATCGGTAAAGGCTGTTCAACATCCCCACGTTGTCAATTACCAAAACGCGGCTGTCCGGGGGGGGCGAATGCCCCATCTGTGAGTATCTAATCGCGGCCTCGGCTTCGTCGCACAGCTGGCGTACGTTTGTCTCCGATGGCTCGTGTGGAGCGATGATGAGTTGGGTGTGCAGAAACGCGGGTTGTCGAAGCACTGGCAAGAGAATGGCCTCGTCGGCGGCCCAAGTACTGCCAGCGATGAGCACGCGTTTCCGCCGGGCGGCAAACGCAGCCACGTTTGGGTTCTCCCTCACGCTGGCTGCGATGCTCAGCACCCTGTCCACCCGGTTGTCGCCGGCAATGGTGAAGTTTTGAAGGCCAAGGCGTTGGAGCAGTCTGGCAGAGCCTTCGTTTTGCACAAAAACGTGGGCAAAACAACCGAGCATTTTCCTCCAAAAACCGCCATACCACTTAAAAAAAGGTTGTTTTTCTCGAAACAAAGCCGATACCAACAAAGCGGGGGTGCCGCGTTTTTTTAACTCAAAAAGGTAGTTGGCCCAAAACTCGTATTTCACGAAAACCGCCGCATCCGGCTTGACCAAATCCAAAAAGTCGCGGGTGTTGCGGTGTGTGTCGGCGGGCAAATAGCAAACAAGGTCGGCTTGCGGGTAATGCTTCCGCACCTCGTAGCCGGAAGGAGAGAAGAAAGTCAGCACGATGCGCCAGTCGGGGTATTGCTCGCGGAAGGCTTCGATGATAGGGCGCCCCTGCTCAAACTCGCCCAAGGATGCCGCATGGAGCCAGAGGGTTCGTTTGGGCTTTTCGCTGTCAGTCGGCAGGGACGAAGCGAGGCGGGCGCGCCAGTTGCGGCGCCCTTCCACCCACTTGCGAGCTTTCGGGTCGAAAAAGGCGGCAAATCGAATGGTTTGGGAAAACAGGTGGATAATTATTTCGTAGAGTAACATTTGCCTCGTTAGCAATTTGGGTAAGGAGCGGAAGGCAGCGGGTTGTGATATTGGTTTTGGGCTTGAGTATAGTTGCAACGAGGACGGGGTAAGTCATCCATCCACCTTCCACCCTCTGCCCCCCATCCTCCGAATTTTTATTTGGCACATTCAATAGTAAATCTGGTCGGCCTTGCCTTGATAGAAGGGCAACGTCCAGGCGACGCGCAAGCCAACACGCAGGTCGAGGCGCTTGCGGTCGAGCTTGCGCCGTTCGGTGTAGTCCCAGTCGCGCAATGTGTTGGTAAAGCCCTCATTGAACTCAAAACCGATGAGCCAGTTGGAGCGTCGGTCGGCGGAAAGGCTTTGCCAGCCGATGAATTGGTTGAGCGCCAGCCCCCCCGTTAGTCGGTCGTAGCCTTTTTTGTAATCGCCGGTGAGTTGGGCCGCGCTGTTTTCGTCGTCTTGAATTCGTATCCAGTGCCGCAGCAGCCCCGCCCCCAAGGTCAATCGTATGCCTGAGCGTTTTTCATTGAAGGCAAACAATCTGCCGACCATTGCGCCTGCGTAGTAGCCGCGTTCGCGCAAGGCGACCGAGGCGATGAGCCGATTGTTTCCGATGATGTCGCCCTCAGGGGTGCGAAGAATAGCCAATGGGTCTTCATTCACCTTATTGCCAAACAGGTAGTGGCCTTCTGCACCGACGATGTAGTTGTTGTCGGTCAGGTATTCGAGCGCCAAGCCAAAGTTGCCGTCGGCACCGAAGCGTTCGGCCATGTCGCCAGCGGGGATGTGTGCGCCGAAAGTCAGGTGCAGCAAAATCGCGCTACCTTTGTTCCGCGCTTCGTCGTGCAGCGTTGGGGGGTAAGTTTGTGCCCACAGGTGCGTGGCGAACGACAAGAGTGCCAGCGAGAAAAAGTATTTTTTCATAAACAAAAAAAGAAACAGGGTTCATGGGTCAGTCATCCGAAATCCAGCTTTCCCCAAACAGTGGGGTTGTGTCGAAATCCGAAAACAAGCGCGGCAAAAGTAACGCCTTCCGCCCCATCTCCGCTGCTGTCTTGGCCGAAATCCGCGAGATAGTGAGCGAACGCTACCTCCACACGGATGAGACAAGCCGGCGCGACTGCGGGCATGACGAGACGGAAGACCTGCTCTTCCTGCCCGAAGCGGTAGTCGAGCCAGCCTCCACCCCCGAAATCAGCGCCCTGATGCGCGTGTGCTACCGCGAGCGTATCCCAGTCACGGTGCGTGGCGGGGGTTCGGGTTTGGCGGGCGGGGCCTTGCCTGTGGCGGGAGGTCTGGTGATTTTGATGAAGCGTTTCGACAAAATTCTGCATCTCGACGAGCGCAATTTCCAAGTCACGGTGGAGCCGGGCATCATCACGGAGCACCTGCAAAATACCCTGAAAGAGA
This portion of the Saprospiraceae bacterium genome encodes:
- a CDS encoding OmpH family outer membrane protein; amino-acid sequence: MIKKIASIALFAFALAATIHAQRIAYVDVTAILESMPDYQKAQESLDKLATQWRQEIAQEQDKVKGLYSKYQAEQVLLSEEMKKQREEEIMNKEKEVREMQRLKFGPEGALFKKREELVKPIQDRVYAAIQKFAEDKGFEFIFEKGSASGMLYADKRNDKTEDIKNMLKK
- a CDS encoding OmpH family outer membrane protein, with product MNKLLTLTLGLALVFATEVFSQKFGHCNSAELLLQLPEVKAADSDLQAFQTQLTKRGQERVKAFQDAAAELERKKSQGTISPKDFDAQYAKLEQERENITKYEEEVYQKLAQKREELYKPLLDKVNKAMSDVAAENGFALVFDSSTDVVIYADESLNVINLVKTKLGIK
- a CDS encoding ABC transporter ATP-binding protein produces the protein MLKINDTPHANIIELRQVTQVYGGSAPILKDVNFLVEDKPGQGQFVIILGASGCGKSTLLRYIAGLQQPTSGQVLLRDKPVAQSGIRAGMVFQQYSSLPWLTVLENVQLGLDFQHVEAKERRRRAQEMLELVGLAGHENKYAAYPTLSGGQLQRVAIARSLIANPEILLMDEPFGALDINTRLQMQDMLEDVWLKFQPTIVFVTHDIQEAVYLGDDIYIMAANPGRFVHHVTVDLPFNRNLEVKHSAHFNELVRAVEDKMIEVAAM
- a CDS encoding 3-deoxy-D-manno-octulosonic acid transferase: MLLYEIIIHLFSQTIRFAAFFDPKARKWVEGRRNWRARLASSLPTDSEKPKRTLWLHAASLGEFEQGRPIIEAFREQYPDWRIVLTFFSPSGYEVRKHYPQADLVCYLPADTHRNTRDFLDLVKPDAAVFVKYEFWANYLFELKKRGTPALLVSALFREKQPFFKWYGGFWRKMLGCFAHVFVQNEGSARLLQRLGLQNFTIAGDNRVDRVLSIAASVRENPNVAAFAARRKRVLIAGSTWAADEAILLPVLRQPAFLHTQLIIAPHEPSETNVRQLCDEAEAAIRYSQMGHSPPPDSRVLVIDNVGMLNSLYRYGTVAYIGGGFGKGIHNTLEPAAFGLPIIFGPRYQKFEEARQFVARGGAFPVSDAEALAAVLSKLEDPIFYEKASRAVRGYLEESKGATEKVLRFLERVQDS